The region CCGCCGAAGCCGCGCAAAACTATCTGAATGCCGCCGCACAGCCAAAATGCAGCGACTGGCTCAAGCGCCGGGCTCAGCTCAACGCCGGACAGATGTTCGACCTTCTGCACCAGCGCGATAAGGCTATCCAGCAGTACAAAGAGGCGGCGTCCGGGGGTGGAGATCAGTCCCAGGTCGACCTTGCCCGCAAATACCTCAAAACGCCTTATAAGGGTATCTGAGCGCCCTCGCGCAGCATAGCTGGCCTGTTTCAGCATCTTTTTGTCGGTCTGACCGATGGAACTCCAGCCTTTCTACATCCGTACCCTCCAGTTGTGGCAAAATATTGATCTTCTGGAGACTCTCCCATGTTCTGTACGCGATGCGGATCGAAGCTGGACCCAACCGCCCGTTTCTGCTCCTCCTGTGGGGCTCCTGTCAGCCAAAGCACAGCCTATCCGCCGCCGCCTCCTCCTCCCCCCTTCTCCACAGGACAGCTCTTTCGGCCACGCAATAACCGGATGATCGCCGGCGTCTGTGCAGCTTTCGCACAGCGCTATCAGTGGGACGTTACGATCGTCCGCATCATCACCGCATTGATCTGTCTCAGCGGAGCCGGTGCTCTGGCGTACCTGATCGCCTGGATCATCATTCCTGAAGAGCCCTACGCTCTTCCGACGCAGGGCTGATCCTCTTTCTGCCCGTACTACCTCAGGGCTGAGTGGAAGAATCCCTGTATCCTTCTAGATAGCCGTCCATTCGCCCAACTCCGCAGCACCGTAAGAAAGAGAGAGCATCTTCGTTTTGAGAAAGAAGCCCGCAGCCACTCCAGCGACAGCACCCGCCGCTTCCCGTCCCTTCGTCTATCGCAACAGGACACTTTACTGCGACAACATCAGCCTCTCCTCCCTGGCTGACGACTACGGTACGCCTCTCTACATCTACTCTGGCCGTCAGATCCTCGAGCGCTTTCAGCTCTTCCAGCACGCGTTTCAAGACCGCCCCCACACCGTCTGCTACGCCGTCAAGGCCAACTCCTCACTCGCCATCCTTCGCCTCCTCGGCAAACAGGGTGCAGGCTTCGACATCGTCTCCGGCGGTGAGCTCGAGCGTGTCCGCCGCGCCCATAAACCCGCGCTCACGCGCGTCGTCTTCTCCGGTGTCGGCAAGCAGGCGTGGGAGATCGATGCCGCTCTCAAAGCCGACATCCTTCAGTTCAACGTAGAGTCCGAACAGGAGCTGGACTTGCTCGCTGCACGGGCCCAGGCCCTCGGCATCCGCGCCCGTTTCGCTCTCCGTGTAAATCCCGACGTCTTCGCCGAGACGCACCCCTACATCTCCACAGGCCTCAGCGAACACAAATTTGGCATCGACATCAAGGCAGCCCGTGTCATCTATCGCCGCGCGATGCGCTCCAAATGGCTTGAGCCCTATGGCGTCTCCGTTCACATCGGCTCGCAGATTCGCAAGGTCGATCCCTTTGCCGCTGCCCTCGCTCGTGTAGAGGCGCTCGTCTCCCAGCTCCGCCGTGACGGCCACGATATCCGCACCGTCGATGCAGGCGGCGGCCTGGGCATCGATTACAGCGATGCTCCCTTCGACGCGGCCCACCAGGTCGAGCGCTATGCCGCTGCTCTGATCAAAGGTCTCGCCTCGGAAAAAGCTCACCTCCTCCTCGAGCCCGGGCGCTTCATCGTCGCCCAGGCCGGAGCCCTGCTCGCCAGCGTCCTCGTCGTCAAGAAAAATGGCTCCAAGACATTCGTCATCACCGACGCTGCCATGAACGACCTTATCCGTCCGGCACTCTATCACGCCCATCACGAGATCCTTCCCGTCCGTCAGCCCTCGGGCAAGGCCAAACTGATCACAGCCGATATCGTCGGCCCGGTCTGCGAGTCCGGCGACTTCTTCGCCCGCGACCGTGCCATCTCCGCTCTCAAGCCGGGCGACCTTGTCGCTTTGCTGGATGCAGGTGCCTATGGGATGACACAGTCGTCCAATTACAACTCCCGCATGCGCCCCGCTGAAGTCCTCATCGACGATGCAAAGGTAACGCTGATCCGCCGCCGCGAGACGATGCGCGATCTTCTGGCTCCGGAGATCATCTAGAGTTGTATTCACCTATCCATGCGGACTTTGGGTGAGCCAATCGTCAGTCGGGTATCCTCAGGGCTCTTCAAGGTGTCATCCTGGGCGAAGCGCGTAAGTGGGAAGTCGAAGGATCTGCGGGTGGAATGGTGGCCGAA is a window of Edaphobacter sp. 12200R-103 DNA encoding:
- the lysA gene encoding diaminopimelate decarboxylase; the protein is MRKKPAATPATAPAASRPFVYRNRTLYCDNISLSSLADDYGTPLYIYSGRQILERFQLFQHAFQDRPHTVCYAVKANSSLAILRLLGKQGAGFDIVSGGELERVRRAHKPALTRVVFSGVGKQAWEIDAALKADILQFNVESEQELDLLAARAQALGIRARFALRVNPDVFAETHPYISTGLSEHKFGIDIKAARVIYRRAMRSKWLEPYGVSVHIGSQIRKVDPFAAALARVEALVSQLRRDGHDIRTVDAGGGLGIDYSDAPFDAAHQVERYAAALIKGLASEKAHLLLEPGRFIVAQAGALLASVLVVKKNGSKTFVITDAAMNDLIRPALYHAHHEILPVRQPSGKAKLITADIVGPVCESGDFFARDRAISALKPGDLVALLDAGAYGMTQSSNYNSRMRPAEVLIDDAKVTLIRRRETMRDLLAPEII
- a CDS encoding PspC domain-containing protein produces the protein MFCTRCGSKLDPTARFCSSCGAPVSQSTAYPPPPPPPPFSTGQLFRPRNNRMIAGVCAAFAQRYQWDVTIVRIITALICLSGAGALAYLIAWIIIPEEPYALPTQG